In Deinococcus malanensis, one DNA window encodes the following:
- a CDS encoding S9 family peptidase, protein MTPRQPEPDAAVTPESLLDLAFPSDPQISPDGRQVAFVLSRVEEEDVHKPETEWARPRYKSQIWLSSGGQAQPFTTGESRDSAPRWSPDGTTLAFVRDGNGRKGQLHLLPLKGGEARRVTDFRQPVQDVQWSPDGRFISFMSTGDDEDKRDERGEARVITRARYRFNGRDWLPERPARLWLYDVTQDDLTEWHTPAVELTSVAWLPDSGGVLFVSSVDEFRATQWQSEVYRLPLSGEVTRITQWNASISTVIPHPDGERFALVGRPEGQGNTQHAHLYLLKPNDEFVRLDEGHDHPVGNLVGGDCHVGALPDRPVWLDDGTILFSSTVRGSCGLFTATLDGQVKAHTHDPEAVIPSFTARGGSVAVIRETATRFPEVELGGQPVTDLNARLPFPARAPQRVTFPTDLGEGEGWVLLPDGNAPAPALLSIHGGPHTDYGHAFTHEFQLLAARGYGVCYSNPRGSVGYGQAWVDDIHGRWGTVDMADLLAFFDRCLERHPVLDASRTAVMGGSYGGFMTNWITAHTDRFQAAVTDRSICNLISFGGTSDIGLRFWDDELGLNFHRRADVPKLWDMSPLQYVENVRTPTLIVHSVLDHRCPIEQAEQWYAALTLHGVPTRFVRFPGEDHELSRSGRPDRRLTRLHEYLNWLDRWLGKTGGPATTPEVNVARA, encoded by the coding sequence ATGACACCACGACAGCCAGAGCCGGACGCCGCAGTCACTCCGGAAAGCCTGCTTGACCTTGCCTTTCCCAGCGATCCGCAGATCTCCCCCGACGGCCGTCAGGTGGCCTTCGTGCTGTCGCGGGTGGAAGAAGAGGACGTGCATAAGCCCGAGACCGAGTGGGCCCGCCCACGATACAAGTCCCAGATCTGGCTCTCCTCGGGTGGACAGGCCCAGCCCTTTACCACGGGAGAGTCACGTGACTCGGCGCCGCGCTGGTCGCCGGACGGCACCACGCTGGCCTTCGTGCGCGACGGCAACGGACGCAAGGGCCAGCTGCATCTCCTGCCGCTGAAGGGAGGCGAAGCGCGGCGGGTGACCGACTTCCGCCAGCCAGTTCAGGACGTGCAGTGGAGTCCCGACGGCCGGTTCATCTCGTTTATGAGCACCGGCGACGACGAGGACAAACGCGACGAGCGCGGTGAGGCCCGGGTCATCACCCGGGCCCGCTACCGCTTCAACGGCCGTGACTGGCTGCCTGAACGGCCGGCCCGCCTGTGGCTGTACGACGTGACCCAGGACGATCTGACCGAGTGGCACACCCCGGCCGTGGAACTGACAAGTGTGGCGTGGCTGCCGGACAGCGGCGGCGTGCTGTTCGTCTCCAGCGTGGATGAGTTCAGGGCCACCCAGTGGCAGAGCGAGGTCTACCGTCTGCCCCTGTCTGGCGAGGTGACCCGGATCACGCAGTGGAACGCCAGTATCTCTACCGTGATCCCCCATCCGGACGGTGAGCGTTTTGCGCTGGTCGGCCGCCCGGAAGGCCAGGGCAACACCCAGCATGCCCATCTGTACCTGCTGAAGCCCAACGACGAGTTTGTTCGTCTGGACGAGGGCCACGACCATCCGGTGGGCAACCTGGTCGGTGGAGACTGCCACGTAGGCGCGCTGCCCGACCGCCCGGTGTGGCTGGATGACGGCACCATTTTGTTCTCCAGCACGGTGCGTGGCAGCTGCGGCCTGTTCACGGCCACGCTTGACGGGCAGGTCAAGGCGCACACGCACGACCCCGAGGCCGTCATTCCATCCTTTACCGCACGTGGCGGCAGCGTGGCCGTAATCCGCGAGACCGCCACCCGCTTCCCGGAAGTGGAACTGGGCGGCCAGCCGGTCACTGACCTGAACGCCCGGCTTCCCTTCCCGGCACGCGCCCCCCAGCGCGTGACCTTCCCGACCGACCTGGGCGAGGGCGAAGGCTGGGTGCTGCTGCCCGACGGCAATGCGCCCGCACCAGCGCTGCTGAGCATTCATGGCGGCCCGCACACCGACTACGGCCACGCCTTTACCCACGAATTCCAGCTGCTGGCCGCGCGCGGGTACGGCGTGTGCTACAGCAACCCGCGCGGCTCGGTGGGCTATGGGCAGGCCTGGGTGGATGACATCCACGGCCGCTGGGGGACGGTGGACATGGCGGATCTGCTGGCTTTCTTCGATCGCTGCCTGGAACGCCACCCGGTCCTGGATGCCAGCCGCACGGCCGTCATGGGAGGCAGCTATGGCGGTTTCATGACCAACTGGATTACAGCGCATACCGACCGCTTCCAGGCGGCCGTAACCGACCGCAGCATCTGCAACCTGATCAGTTTCGGCGGGACCTCAGATATTGGCCTGCGCTTCTGGGACGACGAACTGGGCCTCAACTTTCACCGCCGCGCCGACGTGCCCAAACTGTGGGACATGAGCCCGCTGCAGTACGTGGAAAACGTCCGCACCCCTACGCTGATCGTACATAGCGTGCTGGACCACCGCTGCCCCATCGAACAGGCTGAGCAGTGGTACGCGGCCCTGACGCTGCATGGCGTCCCGACCCGCTTCGTGCGCTTTCCCGGCGAGGACCACGAACTGAGCCGCTCGGGTCGCCCGGACCGGCGCCTGACCCGCCTGCACGAGTACCTGAACTGGCTCGACCGCTGGCTGGGCAAGACAGGCGGGCCGGCCACAACCCCTGAAGTCAACGTCGCGAGAGCATAA
- a CDS encoding EamA family transporter: MNPALWGLLSAGAYGVGDFLSGLASRRDPALRVVALTHPLSVLALAFLAVSLDQPVPPASDLWWGAAAGVVGLGAVLAFYRALALGPMGTVSVGAGALSALVPVVFGLLAGENLTALGWAGAVAALAGCAMLSLTPGRGGKGTQGPALGLLAGLGFGLFFVLLGQAQAPGVLWTLMAARVASSLVVVPLAAWLVGLRPQAPGLMLASAPGDTLGNLFYLLSAQGGGLALAGLLTSLYPAVTTLLAVALLRERLRPAQWLGVGIALAGAVMLSRR; this comes from the coding sequence TTGAATCCTGCGCTCTGGGGCCTGCTGTCTGCGGGTGCCTATGGGGTGGGTGATTTCCTGTCCGGCCTGGCCAGCCGGCGTGATCCGGCCCTGCGCGTGGTGGCGCTGACCCATCCGCTAAGCGTCCTGGCTCTGGCCTTTTTGGCCGTGTCACTGGACCAACCGGTCCCACCTGCCTCTGACCTGTGGTGGGGCGCTGCGGCTGGTGTGGTGGGCCTGGGCGCGGTTCTTGCGTTTTACCGGGCGCTGGCGCTGGGACCTATGGGGACCGTGTCGGTGGGTGCCGGAGCACTGTCGGCCCTTGTGCCGGTGGTCTTCGGGCTACTGGCTGGCGAAAATTTGACAGCGCTGGGATGGGCCGGAGCAGTGGCCGCCCTTGCAGGGTGCGCAATGCTGAGCCTTACACCAGGACGGGGTGGCAAGGGGACTCAGGGCCCGGCCCTGGGCCTGCTCGCCGGGCTGGGTTTCGGTCTGTTCTTCGTGCTGCTGGGCCAGGCCCAGGCACCTGGGGTGCTGTGGACCTTGATGGCAGCGCGCGTCGCGAGTTCCCTGGTGGTGGTGCCGCTGGCCGCGTGGCTGGTCGGCCTGCGCCCGCAGGCACCTGGATTGATGCTGGCCTCGGCTCCCGGTGACACGCTGGGAAACCTGTTCTACCTGCTCTCGGCACAGGGGGGCGGACTGGCCCTGGCTGGTCTGCTGACCAGCCTGTATCCAGCCGTGACCACACTGCTGGCCGTGGCCCTGTTGCGTGAACGACTACGCCCAGCACAATGGCTGGGCGTCGGTATAGCGCTGGCGGGCGCGGTTATGCTCTCGCGACGTTGA
- a CDS encoding RIO1 family regulatory kinase/ATPase domain-containing protein — translation MSAHWLDDEQWNGGEQRLRRKRHKPQGRRRLADLTAEPGADQGDDIIRRLMHLGHLTEVVAELKSGKEATAYVARGTRGTVLLKIYRDLQARSFKNDSVYREGQVILDRRAAKAMEQRTRRGLDMLQSDWVLAEYAHLWTLWHAGLNVPEPLAGPYPIDYAETVPAVLMRLIGTEDHVAPRLSDVKLSPEQAQSAWTQALSGMADLLRLGFVHGDYSTYNLLWWEDTVTIIDFPQLATRQNPNFQALLRRDAESLATSFRKHGLQISGDQTLRDVQRRALGPAPTPRVTLP, via the coding sequence TTGAGTGCCCACTGGCTCGATGACGAGCAGTGGAACGGGGGCGAGCAGCGCCTTCGCCGCAAGAGGCACAAACCACAGGGCCGCCGCCGTCTGGCCGACCTGACCGCCGAACCCGGTGCAGATCAGGGTGACGACATCATCCGCCGCCTGATGCATCTGGGCCACCTCACCGAAGTGGTGGCCGAGCTCAAGAGCGGGAAGGAAGCCACCGCCTACGTCGCACGCGGTACTCGCGGCACCGTGCTGCTCAAGATCTACCGCGACCTGCAGGCCCGCAGTTTCAAGAATGACAGCGTTTACCGCGAGGGTCAGGTGATCCTGGATCGCCGCGCGGCCAAGGCCATGGAACAGCGGACCCGCCGCGGACTGGACATGCTGCAGTCGGACTGGGTCCTGGCCGAGTACGCCCACCTGTGGACCCTGTGGCACGCCGGGCTGAATGTTCCTGAACCGCTGGCCGGTCCCTATCCAATTGATTACGCCGAAACCGTCCCGGCTGTGCTGATGCGCCTGATCGGCACCGAGGACCACGTGGCCCCGCGTCTGAGCGACGTCAAGCTGAGCCCTGAGCAGGCGCAGTCGGCCTGGACGCAGGCCCTGAGCGGTATGGCCGACCTGCTGCGGCTGGGTTTTGTCCACGGCGACTACAGCACCTACAACCTTCTCTGGTGGGAGGACACCGTGACCATCATCGATTTTCCACAACTTGCCACCCGGCAGAATCCCAATTTCCAGGCGTTGCTGCGCCGCGACGCCGAGAGTCTGGCGACCAGCTTCCGCAAGCACGGCCTGCAGATCAGTGGAGACCAGACCCTGCGTGACGTGCAGCGCCGCGCCCTGGGCCCCGCGCCCACACCACGGGTGACACTGCCATGA
- a CDS encoding VOC family protein translates to MLRALETCLYADDLALAEPFYTEVLGLTLHSRVPGRHLFYRLQGSMLLIFNPAASVQAGEVPSHGGTAGGHACLAIARDQTDAWEARLKSHGLEVTRYAWGDRGESLYFHDPAGNVLELAPASIWGILDA, encoded by the coding sequence ATGCTGCGCGCCCTGGAAACCTGCCTGTACGCCGATGACCTTGCCCTGGCCGAGCCCTTCTATACGGAGGTGCTCGGCCTGACGCTGCACAGCAGGGTTCCTGGGCGTCACCTGTTCTACCGGCTGCAGGGAAGCATGCTGCTGATCTTCAATCCGGCGGCCAGTGTCCAGGCCGGCGAGGTGCCGTCTCATGGGGGCACAGCCGGAGGGCATGCCTGCCTTGCCATCGCCCGGGACCAGACCGACGCCTGGGAGGCCCGCCTGAAATCGCACGGCCTGGAGGTGACACGCTACGCCTGGGGAGACCGGGGCGAAAGCCTGTACTTCCATGATCCCGCCGGCAATGTTCTGGAACTGGCCCCGGCAAGCATCTGGGGAATACTGGACGCATGA
- a CDS encoding HpcH/HpaI aldolase/citrate lyase family protein: MGAKPLRSMLYVPGDKPRAIEKAQTLGADAVILDLEDAVAPEKKAEARHNVREALRGAWPCPVLVRVNGQGSEWEHEDREMALLSGVDGLVLPKVEDARHVHALQLRVPLWAMIETPQGVLAAPEIAAVPGVSGLLAGANDLARALRTRPHPERLPLLHALSAVVLAARAHGKIPVDAVFNDIRDPHGFEQECRQGRALGFAGKTVIHPGQVAAAHAAYGVSEAEAHSARDLLAAWAVARAEGRSVATYQGALVEQMHADEAQEQLELWEASVKDAGAANPLA; this comes from the coding sequence ATGGGCGCTAAGCCGCTGCGGTCGATGCTCTATGTGCCGGGTGACAAGCCCCGCGCCATCGAGAAGGCGCAGACACTGGGCGCCGACGCCGTGATTCTGGACCTGGAAGACGCCGTGGCCCCTGAGAAGAAAGCCGAGGCCCGGCACAACGTTCGTGAGGCGCTGCGGGGTGCCTGGCCCTGCCCGGTTCTGGTACGGGTCAACGGCCAGGGCTCCGAGTGGGAACACGAGGACCGGGAAATGGCCCTGCTCTCGGGTGTGGACGGCCTGGTGCTGCCGAAAGTGGAAGACGCGCGGCACGTTCATGCCCTGCAGCTGCGCGTGCCGTTGTGGGCCATGATCGAGACTCCGCAAGGGGTACTCGCAGCGCCCGAAATCGCGGCGGTACCGGGCGTGTCCGGGCTGCTAGCCGGAGCCAACGATCTGGCCCGTGCACTGCGTACCCGCCCGCATCCGGAGCGGCTGCCTCTGCTTCACGCTCTCTCAGCTGTGGTGCTGGCTGCACGGGCGCATGGAAAAATCCCGGTCGACGCCGTATTCAATGACATTCGCGACCCGCACGGGTTCGAGCAGGAATGTCGTCAGGGCCGCGCCCTGGGCTTTGCAGGCAAAACCGTGATTCACCCGGGACAGGTAGCGGCAGCCCATGCAGCGTACGGCGTCTCGGAGGCAGAAGCGCACAGCGCCCGAGACCTCCTGGCAGCGTGGGCAGTAGCCCGGGCTGAGGGCCGCAGCGTCGCCACCTACCAGGGGGCCCTGGTGGAGCAGATGCACGCCGACGAGGCACAGGAGCAACTTGAGCTGTGGGAAGCCTCGGTCAAGGACGCAGGAGCAGCCAACCCCCTTGCTTAA
- a CDS encoding carbohydrate kinase gives MALTDREQQLLKLIQASPLSTPEDLARQLGTSRAAVNVHVSSLVRKGALLGRGYILPDTQAARRVVVVGGANMDLKARTTQSCVPGTSNPGTTAQAPGGVARNVAENLGRLGVSVSLISAVGRDVLGDALLRETEAAGVEVRGVLRVPDEPTGTYTAVLDETGELVVAVAAMGVMDRLTPSALRERRGLLRGASWLVVDGNLRQDSLLLLLELSAEAGVQVAFEPVSVPKAAQLRPALDAGRAPALITPNVTELGALLERTVSDTPEDLRAAALELHGRGVELVWVRRGALGSLVSTTDGAATLPALPAALRDVTGAGDAMLAAFLAALTEGLSPIEAAQHGHAAAALTIESPFTVVPDLSPELLRARLSPLHR, from the coding sequence ATGGCCCTGACTGACCGCGAACAGCAACTCCTGAAACTGATTCAGGCGTCTCCGCTGTCCACCCCCGAGGATCTGGCCCGGCAGCTGGGCACGTCCCGGGCAGCCGTGAACGTGCATGTCAGCAGTCTGGTGCGCAAAGGGGCCTTGCTGGGGCGAGGTTACATCCTGCCCGACACGCAGGCAGCGCGCCGCGTCGTGGTGGTGGGCGGCGCGAACATGGATCTGAAGGCGCGCACCACGCAGTCGTGTGTACCGGGCACCAGCAACCCGGGAACCACGGCCCAGGCGCCCGGCGGAGTGGCCCGGAATGTCGCGGAGAACCTGGGCCGTCTGGGCGTGTCGGTCAGCCTGATCTCGGCGGTGGGCCGGGATGTCCTGGGTGACGCCCTTCTGCGCGAAACCGAGGCCGCAGGCGTCGAGGTGCGCGGCGTGCTCCGCGTACCTGACGAGCCTACAGGTACCTATACCGCCGTGCTGGACGAGACCGGCGAGCTCGTGGTGGCCGTGGCCGCCATGGGGGTAATGGACCGCCTGACTCCGTCTGCCCTGCGGGAACGGCGGGGGCTGCTGCGCGGCGCCTCGTGGCTCGTCGTGGACGGCAACCTCCGTCAGGACAGCCTGCTGCTGCTGCTGGAGCTGAGTGCCGAGGCCGGGGTGCAGGTGGCCTTCGAGCCTGTCAGTGTTCCCAAGGCGGCTCAGCTCCGGCCAGCCCTGGACGCCGGCCGGGCACCGGCCTTGATCACGCCGAATGTCACGGAACTGGGTGCCCTGCTGGAGCGCACCGTGTCCGATACCCCGGAGGACCTGCGCGCAGCGGCGCTCGAGTTGCACGGCCGTGGTGTGGAACTGGTCTGGGTGCGCCGCGGCGCACTTGGCAGCCTGGTCTCCACCACTGACGGCGCCGCGACATTGCCGGCCCTGCCTGCCGCCCTGCGCGACGTGACCGGAGCAGGAGACGCCATGCTGGCAGCTTTCCTGGCTGCACTGACTGAGGGACTCTCCCCCATCGAGGCAGCGCAGCACGGGCACGCCGCCGCCGCCCTGACCATCGAAAGCCCCTTCACGGTGGTACCGGACCTCAGCCCTGAACTGCTGCGCGCCCGCCTGAGCCCTCTACACCGATGA
- a CDS encoding pseudouridine-5'-phosphate glycosidase, producing MTHAPLSPDLAALMDLHPDVAAALQAGQPVVALESTIISHGMPFPQNVEMARGVEDVVRANGATPATIAVLGGRLKVGLTPEELHLLATDPNVQKISTRDLPVTVALGQHGATTVASTMRIAALAGIRVFATGGTGGVHRGAGQTMDISADLLELARTDVCVVSAGVKSILDIGLTLEVLETQGVPAITLGNEEFPAFYSRSSGFRSPLTVQDEAQVARVLKAKWAMGLSGGVLLANPVPQESEIPAAEITPHIEQALADMDALGLTGKDTTPYLLGRIVEITGGRSLETNIALVRHNAAVAARVAAEFARL from the coding sequence ATGACCCACGCTCCTTTAAGCCCTGACCTCGCTGCCCTGATGGACCTTCACCCCGATGTCGCCGCTGCCCTGCAGGCGGGGCAGCCGGTGGTGGCGCTGGAAAGCACCATCATCAGCCACGGCATGCCCTTTCCCCAGAATGTAGAGATGGCCCGCGGCGTCGAAGACGTGGTTCGTGCAAACGGCGCCACCCCGGCCACCATCGCGGTGCTGGGTGGCCGGCTCAAGGTCGGCCTGACTCCAGAGGAACTGCATCTGCTGGCAACCGACCCGAACGTGCAGAAAATCAGCACCCGTGACCTGCCGGTGACGGTGGCACTGGGCCAGCACGGGGCGACCACGGTGGCCTCCACCATGCGCATTGCCGCGCTGGCCGGCATCCGTGTCTTTGCCACTGGCGGCACGGGCGGCGTTCACCGCGGCGCCGGGCAGACCATGGACATCAGCGCCGACCTGCTGGAACTGGCCCGCACCGATGTCTGTGTGGTCAGCGCGGGCGTCAAGAGCATTCTGGATATCGGGCTGACGCTGGAGGTCCTGGAAACCCAGGGAGTTCCGGCGATCACGCTGGGCAACGAGGAATTCCCGGCCTTCTACTCCCGCTCCAGCGGGTTCAGGTCGCCCCTGACCGTGCAGGACGAGGCGCAGGTGGCCCGCGTACTGAAGGCGAAATGGGCCATGGGCTTATCCGGTGGCGTGCTGCTGGCCAACCCGGTCCCTCAGGAAAGCGAGATTCCGGCAGCCGAAATCACGCCGCATATCGAGCAGGCCCTGGCAGACATGGACGCGCTGGGCCTCACCGGCAAGGACACCACGCCTTACCTGCTGGGCCGGATCGTGGAGATTACGGGCGGCCGCAGCCTGGAGACCAACATTGCCCTGGTGCGCCACAACGCGGCTGTGGCAGCGCGGGTGGCTGCCGAATTTGCGCGGCTGTAA
- a CDS encoding bifunctional nicotinamide-nucleotide adenylyltransferase/Nudix hydroxylase produces the protein MVVQSSSGTRRKRTFGVYIGRFEPPHQAHLLVMLEALQSVQKLIVVIGSARAARNTKNPFTAEERQDLIWAMLLEAGVPKSRVLFVHVRDYFYNESLWLSEVQAGVQAHTRGSTDVALIGHLKDESSYYLRSFPAWEFIPTHVVSALSATDVRRAYFEDRLEDVLGMVPPAVHAFLVRFHQTPEYAELRVEYDHLRDYRTAWKDAPFPPVFVTTDAVVTRSGHVLVVRRGGMPGRGRLAMPGGFLEQKETLMECCIRKVHEETGLGEGTSLPAALKSQAVFDYPDRSQRGRTVTHAFHFDLGIGQLPRLSGGSDASEALWLPLSDALSSPELFFEDHHAIIEHFLMRG, from the coding sequence ATGGTTGTCCAGTCGTCCAGCGGTACCCGGCGTAAACGTACTTTCGGTGTGTACATAGGCCGCTTTGAACCGCCGCATCAGGCGCATCTGCTTGTTATGCTCGAAGCGCTGCAGAGCGTTCAGAAGCTGATCGTGGTGATCGGCTCTGCGCGTGCGGCGCGCAATACCAAGAACCCCTTCACAGCCGAGGAGCGCCAGGATCTGATCTGGGCCATGCTGCTGGAAGCGGGCGTGCCAAAAAGCCGCGTGCTGTTCGTGCATGTACGTGACTATTTCTATAACGAGAGCCTGTGGCTGTCCGAGGTGCAGGCCGGAGTCCAGGCCCACACCCGGGGAAGCACGGACGTGGCCCTGATTGGTCACCTGAAAGATGAAAGCAGCTACTACCTGCGCTCCTTTCCCGCCTGGGAGTTTATTCCCACGCACGTGGTGAGTGCCCTGAGTGCCACGGACGTGCGCCGGGCCTACTTTGAGGATCGTCTGGAAGACGTTCTGGGCATGGTGCCTCCGGCCGTACATGCCTTTCTCGTGAGATTCCACCAGACCCCCGAATACGCCGAACTGCGTGTCGAATACGACCACCTCAGAGATTACCGGACCGCCTGGAAGGACGCTCCCTTCCCGCCGGTATTCGTCACCACAGACGCGGTCGTGACCCGCAGCGGGCACGTGCTGGTGGTGCGCCGCGGCGGGATGCCTGGTCGCGGCCGGCTGGCCATGCCCGGAGGATTTCTGGAACAGAAAGAGACGCTGATGGAATGCTGTATCCGCAAAGTCCACGAGGAAACCGGGCTGGGCGAGGGCACTTCTCTGCCTGCCGCCCTGAAATCACAGGCGGTCTTCGACTACCCGGACCGCAGCCAGCGTGGACGCACGGTCACGCACGCCTTTCACTTCGACCTGGGCATTGGTCAGCTGCCCCGCCTGAGCGGAGGCAGCGACGCCAGCGAGGCCTTATGGCTTCCCCTGAGTGATGCCCTGAGCAGTCCCGAATTGTTTTTCGAGGACCACCACGCGATTATCGAGCACTTTTTGATGCGGGGTTGA
- a CDS encoding YbjN domain-containing protein — protein sequence MTRTLLLGATLGLACVSVTEAGGTGVAPAGLRLRAATPGAVAASLRAAGYHVTLNPEKPGRDPGMTVLAGPRELDLWLSGCVQGVCLRVTASSSWDYRGRQAALSSALVNSWNSNYYTQAYIYRNRYFLDSSQMLRGGFTDTTLQTWMSEYLADLQEFEQHLP from the coding sequence ATGACCAGAACGCTGCTCCTGGGCGCCACGCTGGGCCTGGCCTGTGTATCAGTTACAGAAGCAGGTGGCACGGGCGTTGCCCCAGCCGGCCTTCGCCTGCGCGCCGCCACTCCTGGCGCCGTGGCGGCCAGCCTCCGCGCGGCGGGTTACCATGTGACGCTCAATCCGGAGAAGCCTGGCCGCGACCCGGGGATGACTGTGCTGGCCGGTCCCCGTGAGCTGGACCTGTGGCTGAGTGGCTGCGTTCAGGGCGTGTGTCTGCGGGTCACCGCCAGTTCCTCCTGGGACTACCGGGGGCGCCAGGCTGCCCTGAGTTCAGCGCTGGTCAACAGCTGGAACAGCAACTATTACACCCAGGCGTACATCTACCGCAACCGTTACTTCCTGGATTCCAGCCAGATGCTGCGCGGGGGCTTCACCGACACCACGCTGCAGACCTGGATGAGTGAATATCTGGCCGACCTGCAGGAATTCGAGCAGCACCTGCCCTGA
- a CDS encoding DUF1206 domain-containing protein, whose amino-acid sequence MADLKQTGKRMAHGLEAGVHRAGAEVSGVTHQVAPGLEALARFGYASKGLVYGMVGLLALSVATGRGGATTDSQGALVRLQDLPGGPVLMWLLVVGLIGYAIWQLVRAFLDPEQQGKEAKGIVKRAGYFLSGVLNLGLALFAARLAMRGSAPRNQQSEAQAAGDVLALPGGQWLLGLLGLALLAIAANQLYSAAGAKFMKRMKFSGAAGHGEKLKRIGQIGVGARGTTVAIIGVFLLIAAWRNKAGMVPGVSEVLTWLREQPAGNFLLGVLALGTLCYGVWCGVQAMYRRIRVEGGAA is encoded by the coding sequence ATGGCAGACCTCAAGCAGACGGGAAAAAGGATGGCACACGGGCTAGAAGCCGGCGTGCACAGGGCCGGCGCAGAGGTCAGTGGCGTGACGCATCAGGTGGCTCCTGGTCTGGAGGCCCTGGCCCGCTTCGGTTATGCCAGCAAGGGTCTGGTCTACGGCATGGTGGGCCTGCTGGCACTGAGTGTGGCCACGGGCCGCGGCGGCGCCACCACCGATTCGCAGGGCGCCCTGGTCCGGCTGCAGGACCTGCCGGGCGGGCCGGTATTGATGTGGCTGCTGGTAGTGGGCCTGATCGGCTATGCGATCTGGCAGCTGGTTCGCGCTTTCCTGGACCCGGAACAGCAGGGCAAGGAAGCCAAGGGCATTGTCAAGCGGGCAGGCTATTTCCTCAGCGGGGTGCTGAACCTGGGTCTGGCATTGTTTGCCGCACGTCTGGCCATGCGGGGCAGTGCCCCACGCAACCAGCAGAGCGAGGCCCAGGCGGCCGGAGACGTTCTGGCGCTGCCCGGAGGGCAGTGGTTGCTTGGACTTCTCGGCCTGGCACTCCTGGCGATTGCCGCCAACCAGCTGTACAGTGCGGCCGGTGCAAAGTTTATGAAGCGTATGAAGTTCAGCGGCGCAGCCGGGCACGGTGAAAAGCTCAAGCGAATCGGGCAGATAGGCGTGGGGGCGCGCGGAACCACCGTGGCCATCATCGGGGTCTTTCTGCTGATCGCCGCGTGGCGCAACAAGGCTGGCATGGTTCCGGGCGTCTCCGAGGTGTTGACCTGGCTGCGCGAGCAACCGGCAGGCAACTTCCTGCTGGGCGTCCTGGCCCTGGGTACGCTGTGTTACGGGGTGTGGTGTGGCGTGCAGGCCATGTACCGCCGTATCCGCGTGGAGGGCGGCGCGGCATGA
- a CDS encoding methylglyoxal synthase: MTGASVKRQVALIAHDKKKLELAMFALTHRETLANFHLVATGTTGSVLQKQTGLQVERVLSGPLGGDQQIGARLADEAVLAVFFFRDPLTAQPHEPDVSALVRLCDVHDIPLATNPASAEALMLWLKTQIGAGS; this comes from the coding sequence ATGACCGGAGCTTCGGTCAAACGTCAGGTGGCGCTGATCGCCCACGACAAGAAAAAGCTCGAACTGGCTATGTTTGCGCTGACGCACCGCGAGACACTGGCCAACTTTCATCTGGTGGCCACCGGCACCACCGGCAGCGTGCTGCAAAAGCAGACCGGGCTGCAGGTCGAGCGGGTGCTGTCCGGTCCGTTGGGCGGCGACCAGCAGATCGGCGCGCGCCTGGCGGACGAAGCCGTGCTGGCGGTGTTCTTTTTCCGTGACCCTCTGACGGCGCAGCCGCATGAGCCTGATGTCTCGGCCCTGGTACGCCTGTGCGACGTCCACGACATCCCCCTGGCCACCAACCCGGCCAGCGCAGAAGCGCTGATGCTGTGGCTCAAAACCCAGATCGGGGCTGGCAGCTGA